One Electrophorus electricus isolate fEleEle1 chromosome 10, fEleEle1.pri, whole genome shotgun sequence genomic region harbors:
- the fam8a1b gene encoding protein FAM8A1b isoform X1, whose amino-acid sequence MADSEGRVHELPKTLSGAPGTARDMSPVTKHRPRSARGVPSTKEYCEKLQEWMWQYYCGYANWQSWGSFLPGFAAPGAPTRGLEWTNADPRGWVERSWGFAAPSVPAPATTSPSSARPREVPDIPPAQFTQQQHGNTQPPGREYSVPSPFQRFLAEMLDFFLLFFIKAAVILSIMYMSGMKDLSKFALHFVVEEMDEDTSMEELRKMMLVALVYRILVCFYEIVCIWGAGGATPGKFLIGLRVVTCDTAVLTQPNRVRVVPATNVSLSASAVRALNKNFSIAFFFPAFITLLFFQHNRTVYDIVAGTIVVKRNRLR is encoded by the exons ATGGCGGATTCGGAAGGAAGAGTGCATGAACTGCCGAAAACGCTCTCAGGTGCACCTGGAACCGCGAGAGACATGAGCCCCGTTACGAAACACAGGCCTCGGAGCGCACGGGGCGTTCCCAGCACGAAGGAATACTGCGAAAAACTGCAGGAGTGGATGTGGCAGTACTACTGCGGTTACGCAAACTGGCAAAGCTGGGGCTCCTTTCTACCCGGTTTCGCAGCGCCGGGGGCGCCGACACGGGGGCTCGAGTGGACGAACGCAGACCCGCGCGGCTGGGTCGAGCGCTCGTGGGGATTCGCTGCACCTTCCGTCCCTGCGCCCGCGACAACGTCTCCCAGTAGCGCGAGGCCCCGAGAAGTTCCTGATATTCCACCTGCGCAGTTCACACAACAGCAGCACGGAAATACGCAACCGCCAG GTCGGGAGTATTCGGTTCCCTCTCCTTTCCAACGGTTCCTGGCGGAGATGCTGGatttcttccttcttttcttCATAAAAGCAGCCGTCATTCTCAGTATAATGTACATGAGTGGAATGAA GGACCTATCGAAGTTTGCCCTGCACTTCGTTGTGGAAGAGATGGATGAAGACACATCAATGGAGGAGCTGCGAAAGATGATGCTGGTGGCCCTGGTGTACCGGATACTGGTGTGCTTCTACGAG ATCGTATGTATATGGGGCGCCGGCGGAGCCACTCCGGGTAAGTTCCTGATTGGCCTTCGGGTGGTCACGTGCGACACTGCGGTCCTGACGCAGCCCAACCGTGTTCGCGTCGTGCCGGCGACCAATGTCAGCCTGTCTGC ATCTGCAGTGCGAGCCTTGAACAAGAACTTCTCCATTGCCTTCTTCTTCCCAGCGTTCATCACGCTCCTGTTTTTCCAGCACAACAGGACTGTGTACGACATTGTGGCGGGGACTATTGTGGTCAAGAGGAACAGGCTCAGATGA
- the fam8a1b gene encoding protein FAM8A1b isoform X2 translates to MADSEGRVHELPKTLSGAPGTARDMSPVTKHRPRSARGVPSTKEYCEKLQEWMWQYYCGYANWQSWGSFLPGFAAPGAPTRGLEWTNADPRGWVERSWGFAAPSVPAPATTSPSSARPREVPDIPPAQFTQQQHGNTQPPGREYSVPSPFQRFLAEMLDFFLLFFIKAAVILSIMYMSGMKDLSKFALHFVVEEMDEDTSMEELRKMMLVALVYRILIVCIWGAGGATPGKFLIGLRVVTCDTAVLTQPNRVRVVPATNVSLSASAVRALNKNFSIAFFFPAFITLLFFQHNRTVYDIVAGTIVVKRNRLR, encoded by the exons ATGGCGGATTCGGAAGGAAGAGTGCATGAACTGCCGAAAACGCTCTCAGGTGCACCTGGAACCGCGAGAGACATGAGCCCCGTTACGAAACACAGGCCTCGGAGCGCACGGGGCGTTCCCAGCACGAAGGAATACTGCGAAAAACTGCAGGAGTGGATGTGGCAGTACTACTGCGGTTACGCAAACTGGCAAAGCTGGGGCTCCTTTCTACCCGGTTTCGCAGCGCCGGGGGCGCCGACACGGGGGCTCGAGTGGACGAACGCAGACCCGCGCGGCTGGGTCGAGCGCTCGTGGGGATTCGCTGCACCTTCCGTCCCTGCGCCCGCGACAACGTCTCCCAGTAGCGCGAGGCCCCGAGAAGTTCCTGATATTCCACCTGCGCAGTTCACACAACAGCAGCACGGAAATACGCAACCGCCAG GTCGGGAGTATTCGGTTCCCTCTCCTTTCCAACGGTTCCTGGCGGAGATGCTGGatttcttccttcttttcttCATAAAAGCAGCCGTCATTCTCAGTATAATGTACATGAGTGGAATGAA GGACCTATCGAAGTTTGCCCTGCACTTCGTTGTGGAAGAGATGGATGAAGACACATCAATGGAGGAGCTGCGAAAGATGATGCTGGTGGCCCTGGTGTACCGGATACTG ATCGTATGTATATGGGGCGCCGGCGGAGCCACTCCGGGTAAGTTCCTGATTGGCCTTCGGGTGGTCACGTGCGACACTGCGGTCCTGACGCAGCCCAACCGTGTTCGCGTCGTGCCGGCGACCAATGTCAGCCTGTCTGC ATCTGCAGTGCGAGCCTTGAACAAGAACTTCTCCATTGCCTTCTTCTTCCCAGCGTTCATCACGCTCCTGTTTTTCCAGCACAACAGGACTGTGTACGACATTGTGGCGGGGACTATTGTGGTCAAGAGGAACAGGCTCAGATGA